In Natronoarchaeum philippinense, the genomic window CGGGTAGGAGCCGAACGAAAAAGATCCATTCGGTTCGAGATCGAGCGGAGAAAACCCGGACGAACGTTCCTGAAAGACTTCGGCGGGAGAAGCCCGCGCTGAACGGTCGACGGCCAAAAAATGAAGCGTCGGTAGGTGAGACGGCAGCGCCGCTCAGATGACGCGGTTCTGCAGGTAGTCGAGGTGCTTGGCGTTGTAGACGATCTTGACCTCGTCGGCAGCGGGGCTGCCGATGCAGGTCAGGCGAACGCCCTTCTCCTCGACCTCCTCGTCGCTGAGGATCTGCTGCATGTCCATGTCGATCTCGCCCTCCTTGACGATGGAGGCGCAGTTCGCACAGGCGCCGGCGCGGCACGAGAAGGGCCAGTCGTAGCCCTGTGCCTCGGCGGCTTCGAGGATGTACTCGCCCTCGTTGACTTCGAGGGTGCCGTAATCCTCCTCGTCGAGGCCGGCGTCGGCGGCCTGCTCGAAGAGATCGTCGTCATCCATGTCCCAGCCCTGGTCGTCCAGTACTTCGTAGTTGAGGTATTCTACCGTGGGCATCACCTTCGAGTTCTCAGTCCTAACGGTTAGAAGTTGCTGTTTTGCATTCGACCAGTGACCTATCCACGGGCAGGGGCGACGATCACTGGACGGACGTGGGGCAAACGCCACAGCGAGGGCCCGGGACGCGGTTCGGAGCCTTTAGGCCGCCACCCCGCCACCGCTCGCACATGAGCGCGTTTCCGGAGTTCGAGGTGATCCCGGCAGTCGACTTGCAGGACGGCGAGGTCGTCCAGCTCGTGCAGGGCGAGCGCGGCACCGAAAAGCGCTACGGCGACCCGGTCGAGGCGGCCGAGCGCTGGGTCGAGCAGGGCGCCGAGACGCTGCATCTGGTCGATCTCGACGGCGCGTTCGAGGGCGAGCGCGCCAACGCAGACGCCGTCGAGCGCGTCGTGGAGGCCGTCGACGTTGACGTGCAACTCGGCGGCGGCATCCGGACGGTCGACGACGCCGTCGACCTCCTAGAGCGGGGCGTCGACCGCGTCATTCTCGGAACCGCAGCCGTCGAGAATCCCGAAATCGTCGGCGAGATCGGCGCCGAGCATCCGGGAACGGTCGTGGTCAGTCTAGACGCCAAAGACGGCGAGGTCGTCGTCGAGGGCTGGACCGAAGGCACGGGCCTCGCGCCGGCCGACGCCGCCGGACGCTACGAGGAACTGGACGCCGGCGCGATCCTCTTTACCGACGTGGACGTGGAGGGGCGACTGGAGGGCGTCCAGACCGAGCCCGTCCGGAACGTCGTCGAGGCGGTCGACATCCCGGTGGTCGCAAGCGGCGGCGTGGCGTCGATCGACGACGTGCTCGCGCTGCGCGATGCCGGAGCGGGCGCGGTCGTCGTCGGGTCGGCGCTGTACGAAGGCGAGTTCACGCTCGAAGCCGCGATCGACGCGCTCTGATCGGCCTTCGGCAGCAGGGCAGCGGCTCAGGCGGCGGGGACGCCACCGCTCAGCGCCAGAGGTATAATGGTCGGGTTCGTCGTCTCGCGCATGACCGACCGCGCTGCGGCCGTCGTCCGCGAGACGGCCGAGACGGAGATCGACGTGACGCTGGACATCGACGGCGACGGCGAGGCGACCGTCGACACCGGGATCGGCTTTTTCGATCACATGCTGGAGTCGTTCGCCAAACACGGCCTCTTTGATCTCACCGTCGACTGCGACGGCGACCTGGAGATCGACGACCACCACACCGTCGAGGACGTGGCGATCGTGCTCGGCGAGGCGTTCGACGAGGCGCTGGGCGAGAAGCGCGGGATCGTCCGGTACGCCGACCGAAAGGTGCCGCTTGACGAAGCCGTCGCCGGGGTCGTCGTCGACGTGAGCGGGCGCCCCCTCTTTCGGTTCGACGGCGAGTTCTCGCAGTCGTCGGTCGGCGACATGACCAGCCACATGGCCAAGCACTTCCTGCGCTCGCTGGCGATGAACGCGGACCTGACGCTGCACGCCGAGGTCACGGGCGAAAACGCCCACCACGAGATCGAGGCGCTATTCAAGGCGACCGCCCGGACGCTCGACGACGCGACGCGGATCGACGAGCGCCGCGGCGGCGACACGCCGAGCACGAAGGGCGAACTCTGAGCTGACCGCCCGCGGCGGGCGAACCCGCAGGTAAAAGTGCTGGGCACGTCTCGGCACACCTAATGTTCGACGAGATCATGGAGAAGTTCGAGGGGAGCCCCTCTCAGCAGCGGGTGATCCGGCTGCTCCTCGAACGCGGGTTCTCGGTCAACGACGAGGGGCGGGTCGTCTCGGGCGGGATCGAGATCCCCAACACGGGGATCGCCCGCGAGATCGATGTCGACCGCCGGGTCGTCGACTCGACGACCGACGCGATCCTCGACGACGACGAACTGCGACGCATCTTCCAGAACATCTCGCAGGTGCCCAGTCTGATGGATCTGGCGCCGGTGCTCGATCTCACGGTCGTCTCGATCGCGGTGATCGACGCCGAAGAGGAGGGCATCGTCTCCGAAATCACGGGACGACTGGCCGACCAGAACATCTCGATCCGCCAGACGATCAGCGAGGACCCCGAGTTCACCGACGAACCGCGACTGTATCTGGTGACCGACGAGCGGCTTCCGGGCGAGTTGATCAACGAACTGAACGATCTGGACTTCGTTCGTAGCATCGAGCTGCAGTGATTTCCGGAAGTTGTTGATCGGACGGCTCGACCGTGCTTTCCTGACTCTTCACAACGACCGCGCTTCGCTCTTTCACGGTAGTATCGTCCGAACCGATCGGATCGCTCAGCAAAGGCACACCGAAGCCACACCACGCTAGAACCGACGGGCTATTGGCGCCGGCAGCCCGATTTTCCGACCATGGACGAGAGTACGCGCGGCACGCTGGAGTTCGTCGCGGTCCAGCTCACCGCCGTGTTCGCCGGGTTGCACTTCTACTGGGCGTTTCCTCGCCTCGTACAGACAGTTCAGTTCGGCCAACCCCTCTATCGAGACCCACGACCACTGCTCTTTATCGGGCTGACGGTGGTCGTGCTCGCCGGGTTGGCGCTGGTCCAGCAAGGTGTGGTTCCCCGGACCGCCGCGTACGTCGCCGGAATGGCGCTGATGGCCGTGTCCGTCGTCGCGTGGATGATCTGGCACCTCGGCGGTCACGTCGCCTTGCTACCGTGGGCGCCCGAGGGCGTCGGGCAGACCCACGTCGGCAACCCCGTCGCAGTGCTGTTCGAGCACGCGATCGGCGACCCCATCGAAGGCGTCTCCAAGGCCGTCGAAGTCGCACTGTTCGGCGTGCTCGGCGTCCTGCTGTACGACGAGGTGACTGGTGAGCCGGCCGCCGAAACCGAGCCGAGCGCCGACGCCGACCAGTAGACGCCATGACCGAAGAGTCGTATCGAACCGTCGAGCGCAGGGGCCGGGCCGAGTTCGAGGTGACGGGCTCGGAGTTCATCGGGCACGTCGCGCCCGCGCCGGACGCCGACACCGCCGAGTCGTTCGTCGCCGAGGTGCGCGAGGAGTACGCCGACGCCACCCACAACGTCCCGGCCTATCGCGTCCGGGCCGACCCGTTCCGCGAGTGGGCCAGCGACGACGGCGAACCGGCCGGCTCGGCGGGCAAACCCGCGCTGAACGTGCTCCAGCAGGAAGCGATCGAGAACGTCGTCGCCGTCGTGACGCGGTACTACGGCGGGACGAACCTCGGCGTCGGCGGCCTCGCGCGGGCCTACTCCCGGGCGGTCAAGGAAGGTCTCGACGAGGCCGGCGTCGTCGAAGAACGGCCCCACGAGCGCTTTACCGTCGCCGTCGAGTACGACGACTCCGGGACGGTCCGTGGCATCGTCGAGAGCGCCGGCGTCGAGTTCGACGCCGAGTACGCAGAGCGCGTGACGCTCACCGTGCGCGCGCCGGTCGCAGACGCCGACGCGCTGCGAGACCGCATCCGGAGCGCGACGAGCG contains:
- a CDS encoding amino acid-binding protein; this encodes MFDEIMEKFEGSPSQQRVIRLLLERGFSVNDEGRVVSGGIEIPNTGIAREIDVDRRVVDSTTDAILDDDELRRIFQNISQVPSLMDLAPVLDLTVVSIAVIDAEEEGIVSEITGRLADQNISIRQTISEDPEFTDEPRLYLVTDERLPGELINELNDLDFVRSIELQ
- the fer2 gene encoding ferredoxin Fer2, encoding MPTVEYLNYEVLDDQGWDMDDDDLFEQAADAGLDEEDYGTLEVNEGEYILEAAEAQGYDWPFSCRAGACANCASIVKEGEIDMDMQQILSDEEVEEKGVRLTCIGSPAADEVKIVYNAKHLDYLQNRVI
- the hisB gene encoding imidazoleglycerol-phosphate dehydratase HisB yields the protein MTDRAAAVVRETAETEIDVTLDIDGDGEATVDTGIGFFDHMLESFAKHGLFDLTVDCDGDLEIDDHHTVEDVAIVLGEAFDEALGEKRGIVRYADRKVPLDEAVAGVVVDVSGRPLFRFDGEFSQSSVGDMTSHMAKHFLRSLAMNADLTLHAEVTGENAHHEIEALFKATARTLDDATRIDERRGGDTPSTKGEL
- a CDS encoding IMPACT family protein, which produces MTEESYRTVERRGRAEFEVTGSEFIGHVAPAPDADTAESFVAEVREEYADATHNVPAYRVRADPFREWASDDGEPAGSAGKPALNVLQQEAIENVVAVVTRYYGGTNLGVGGLARAYSRAVKEGLDEAGVVEERPHERFTVAVEYDDSGTVRGIVESAGVEFDAEYAERVTLTVRAPVADADALRDRIRSATSGRAVIDADNEARD
- the hisA gene encoding 1-(5-phosphoribosyl)-5-[(5-phosphoribosylamino)methylideneamino]imidazole-4-carboxamide isomerase; the encoded protein is MSAFPEFEVIPAVDLQDGEVVQLVQGERGTEKRYGDPVEAAERWVEQGAETLHLVDLDGAFEGERANADAVERVVEAVDVDVQLGGGIRTVDDAVDLLERGVDRVILGTAAVENPEIVGEIGAEHPGTVVVSLDAKDGEVVVEGWTEGTGLAPADAAGRYEELDAGAILFTDVDVEGRLEGVQTEPVRNVVEAVDIPVVASGGVASIDDVLALRDAGAGAVVVGSALYEGEFTLEAAIDAL